The sequence ACCATCCTGGTCTATCGCATACATTTGACCGTCTTTTATCCCCGTCTTTGAGGTATCAACACCGACGACAGCCCCATCAGGTAAAACGGGTTCCATACTATTACCGTGTACGCTAACACAAGCGGCGGCGCTGGCGTCAACGCCAGCTTTACGTAGCGTGGATTTCGCAAAGCGCAGTTTACACCCCGAGCGATCCAGTTCTACGTAGGTACCATCCCCGGCTGATAATTCAATCTCGTGGTAGAAAGGTATTTCCACTTCATCATCCTCTAATGGCGTGGTTGAGTCCCATGTTGAAAAGCCACCTTCTACCTTTGCGTTTGAAGTGATCTTTTTATCGTCAGAAGTCCTACCGGTCAGTAGCCACTCTGGGGATGTCCCCAGAGCATCCGCCAGGCTGACCAGGTTTTTACCATTAGGCGCTGTAGAACCTGATTCCCACTGGGAGATGGTAGCTTTAGTGACTCCAATTCGTTTTGCCAGCGCGTCCTGAGTCATTTTTATATTGCGGCGTGCTTCGCGAATACGTTCGTTAATCATGGTGTTACCCCTCATATGGTTTAGTTAGCTTAACCTAGTTAGGGTATCGTTTTCTTGACTTATATGTTTAGTTTTCTTAACCTCATGCTAACTACATATGTCCAGGAAAACGGATATGAAAAAGACAAAGGCCATAGAGCTAGCTGGCAGCAAAGCTAAATTAGCCAGATTACTAAAGGTTTCTAAGGGGGCTGTGTCCCAGTGGGGGGATGATATCCCCGAGCTGCGAGCACTCCAGCTTGAGAAAATTTTAGAAAAGAAAACGACAGCCAGACAAAAGGCGTAACCCATGCCAGAGAATAAGAACTGGGGGGCTACGCCTGACGAATGGTTCCACTTCGATCTGGTGCTGGGGCGTACTGACCAGCTACTGCCAGTCGTGTGCAACCCGGGCGCAGCCATTTCCCCCGACAGTAAACTGAAAGCGCTGGGCAAGACGCCTAGCCGCTATAACCGCGACCGCCTGGTCACCGGTATTGCTCAGTGGACGGAGCACGTAGTTACGGACCGTGACTTTTCCCGCTGGTCAAACGAACCGGATTACGGCATCTGCGTGCGCACTGGCCACGGCTGGCTTGCGCTGGACTGCGACAGTGAAGATGAAGACATCCAGTCTGATATCCGCAAAACGCTGGTGCAGCTGCTGGGCAAACTGCCACCGCGTCGCTGGCGCGCCAACAGCAACAAATGCCTGTACCTGCTGGGCGTTGATGGCGATTTCCGTAAGCGCATCCACCGTCTGGCGGGTGATATGGGGATTATCGAGCTGTTGGCGAACGGACAGCAGTTCGTTGCCTGCGGTACGCACAGCAGCGGCGCACGTATTGAATGGGATGGCGGTCTGCCGGATGAGCCTCCAGCTATTACTGCCGACCAGCTCGAAACGCTGTGGCAGCGCCTTGCCGAACAGCTGCCTGTGTCGGTCACCACAGAAGCGGGTAGCACGAAGATGCGTGACCGTTCAACATTCACGCCTGGTGCCACGGATGAAACGGCAGAGTATCTGGACGCCAATGGCTGGACGTTGCTTGATGGCGCAAATGGCGAGCGATACATCCGCTGCCCGTTTGAGGATGGCCACAGCACTGGCGGCGACCCGACCAGTACGGTTTACTTCCCCGGCGGTACCGCAGGCTTTGAGCAGGGGCATTTCAAGTGCCTGCACGCCAGTTGCGCACACCGCGACGACGGCGATTTCCTTAATGCCATCGGGATCCGCAACAACGATTTCGAAGACCTGACCAGCACCGAAGTGGCTGAGCCATTACCGCTGCCGGCGTTCGAGCGTGACAAATGGGGACGTATCGAGTCGACCATCAGCAATGCGGCCAAAGCGGTAGTGCGTCCCGACTTCGTGAATATCGATATTCGCTTTGACCAGTTCCGCGACGAAATCATGTTCGCTCAGGCTGACTCCGGCCAGTGGCAGGCATTCACCGATGCGGACTATGCGCGCCTGCGCATCACAATGGAAAAGCGCGGCTTTAAACCGGTTGGGCGTGAACTTATACGCGACGTGGTGCTGCTGGCCGCTGACGAACAGCCATTCGATTCGGCGACTACCTGGCTGAACGGGCTGGAGTGGGACGGCGTACCGCGCATCGAATCTTTCTAC comes from Enterobacter kobei and encodes:
- a CDS encoding S24 family peptidase; this encodes MINERIREARRNIKMTQDALAKRIGVTKATISQWESGSTAPNGKNLVSLADALGTSPEWLLTGRTSDDKKITSNAKVEGGFSTWDSTTPLEDDEVEIPFYHEIELSAGDGTYVELDRSGCKLRFAKSTLRKAGVDASAAACVSVHGNSMEPVLPDGAVVGVDTSKTGIKDGQMYAIDQDGLLRVKLLYRLPNGIRVRSFNRDEYTDEDYFYHEANKINIIGQVFWYSVLL
- a CDS encoding Cro/CI family transcriptional regulator; the protein is MKKTKAIELAGSKAKLARLLKVSKGAVSQWGDDIPELRALQLEKILEKKTTARQKA
- a CDS encoding VapE domain-containing protein, which produces MPENKNWGATPDEWFHFDLVLGRTDQLLPVVCNPGAAISPDSKLKALGKTPSRYNRDRLVTGIAQWTEHVVTDRDFSRWSNEPDYGICVRTGHGWLALDCDSEDEDIQSDIRKTLVQLLGKLPPRRWRANSNKCLYLLGVDGDFRKRIHRLAGDMGIIELLANGQQFVACGTHSSGARIEWDGGLPDEPPAITADQLETLWQRLAEQLPVSVTTEAGSTKMRDRSTFTPGATDETAEYLDANGWTLLDGANGERYIRCPFEDGHSTGGDPTSTVYFPGGTAGFEQGHFKCLHASCAHRDDGDFLNAIGIRNNDFEDLTSTEVAEPLPLPAFERDKWGRIESTISNAAKAVVRPDFVNIDIRFDQFRDEIMFAQADSGQWQAFTDADYARLRITMEKRGFKPVGRELIRDVVLLAADEQPFDSATTWLNGLEWDGVPRIESFYHTHFGTADTPYTRSVSMYMWTALAGRVLEPGVKADMVPILVGPQGCGKSSGVEALSPDPAFFTEISFAEKDDDLARKMRGRLVAEIGELRGLNTKELESIKAFVTRTHENWIPKYREFATQFPRRLVFVGTTNEDEFLADKTGNRRWLPVEVSKVDVKAIKTDLLLLWAEARETFKRLGGIQFRDAERLGASVHEQYTIKDAWLETVEKWLDTPDLMTNDIPRSCEFLRASDVLRDAIGLNPSHIGKREEMRISNVLQNCGYKRVQRRVDGKVLKVWVAA